A part of Methanobrevibacter millerae genomic DNA contains:
- a CDS encoding flavodoxin family protein, translated as MKTIALIGSPRKNGNCDILVNKVIEKIDGENEVFFLNELDLRYCDACQSCQKGDCVKDDDVRNIIAKIEDADLLIFSSPIYFGQMSAQAKTIIDRFYMISQNQERSLAGTKVIQVFTQANPSEAFDSYIKSMETMPFAFMGMEVIETISAKGAAGKGEGIEEALKKIEELEI; from the coding sequence ATGAAAACTATAGCATTAATCGGAAGTCCACGTAAAAATGGAAACTGTGACATACTAGTCAACAAAGTAATTGAGAAAATTGATGGTGAAAATGAAGTATTCTTCTTAAATGAATTGGATTTGAGATATTGTGATGCATGCCAATCCTGTCAAAAAGGAGACTGCGTTAAAGACGATGACGTAAGGAACATAATTGCAAAAATCGAAGATGCAGACCTATTAATATTTTCAAGTCCAATCTATTTCGGCCAAATGTCTGCACAAGCAAAAACTATCATAGACAGATTCTACATGATTTCACAAAATCAGGAAAGGTCACTTGCAGGAACAAAAGTCATACAGGTATTTACCCAAGCCAATCCATCAGAAGCTTTTGATTCTTACATTAAATCCATGGAAACAATGCCATTCGCATTCATGGGAATGGAAGTAATAGAAACAATAAGTGCAAAAGGCGCAGCAGGAAAAGGCGAAGGCATCGAAGAAGCACTTAAAAAAATAGAAGAACTGGAGATTTAA